In Pseudoxanthomonas sp. SE1, the genomic stretch CGCTGGGCATGCAGCGCTTCCAGCCTCCGGGCTTCGACGAGCGGGCGCTGTGGCTGGTCCCGGGATTGCGGGACAACGATTCCGATACCGTGCCCGACGTGATGCGCGGCGAAGAGACGCAACTGGCGGCATTGCTGGACGTGCTGCCCGGCGGCACGCACCTGGTCTGCCTGCCCGGGACGCACAGCAAATGGGTCACGGTGCGCGACGGCAGGGTGCAGCGGATCGCGACCGCGATGACCGGCGAGCTCTACGCGGTCCTGCGCCAGCACAGCATCCTGGGACGCCTGATGCCGGTCGGCGACGTGCGCTTCGACGGCTATGCGTTCGACGCCGGCCTCAAGCGCAGCGCGGACGCAGGCGGCCTGCTGCACCATCTGTTCGGGGTCCGTACCACCGGCCTGTTCCAGCAGCTCGCCGAGCCGGCGCTGCCGTCGTACCTGTCCGGCCTGCTGATCGGCCATGAACTGCGCGCGTCGGGCCTGTTTTCGCACGCACCGCGTCCTGCACAGGTCCACCTGGTCGGCAACGACCGCCTGCTGGCGTCCTATGCGCATGCGCTGACCACGCTGGGCGTCGGCGTGCAGCGACACCCGGAAGACCTGGCCGCACGCGGGCTGCATGCGCTGTGGTCACGGCGCACGAGCGCCGCCACCACCACTTGAGGAAGCAAACCATGTTGACACGTTGCGCACTGGCGGTGATGGGCATTCTTTCGATGGCGTCCGCATGCGCGGGGGATGCCGTCTTCCGCGAGGTGCGCTATGCGGGCGACGATGGTGGCCCGCCCATCGACACCACGCAGTTCCGCAACCCGGTGGTGGCCGGCTTCTATCCGGACCCGTCCGCCATCCGCGTCGGCGACGACTTCTATCTCGTCACCTCGACATTCGGCTATTTCCCTGGCCTGCCGATCTTCCACAGCACCGACCTGGTGTCGTGGACGCAGATCGGCAACGCGATCCACCGCCCTGGCCAGATCGACTACGGCGACAAGGAAGAACTGACGCGCGGCCTCTTCGCCGCCACCCTGGCCCACCGCAACGGCACGTTCTACGTGGCCAACACCTGCTTCTACTGCGACCGTGGCAATTTCGTGGTCACCGCGAAGCATCCGGCAGGCCCGTGGTCGGACCCGATCTGGCTCGGGGCGAGCGGCATCGACCCTTCGCTGTTCTTCGATGACGATGGCAGCGCCTGGGTGGTGCACAACGACGTGCCCGATGGAAAGCTGCGCTATGACGGCCACCGCGCGGTCTGGCTGCAGCGCTTCGACTTCGACAGGCGCGAACGCGTGGGCGAACGCATCCTGCTGGTGGACGGCGGCGCCGACCCGTCGACGAATCCCGAGCACGTCGAAGGGCCGCACATCTTCAAGCACGACGGCTGGTACTACCTGACCGCCGCCGAGGGCGGCACCGGCGAGCAGCACGCGCAGATGGTCTGGCGCAGCCGCACGCTGACGGGTCCGTACGCGGCATTCCCGGGCAATCCGTCGCTGACCCAGCGCGATCTCGACCCGAAACGCGCCGATCCGGTGACGTCCACCGGGCATGCGCAGTTCGTGCAGCTGAAGGACGGCTCCTGGTGGGCAGTCTTCCTTGCCACACGTCCGTACCGCGGCAACCAGTACAACCTGGGCCGCGAGACCTTCCTGTTGCCGGTCACGTGGCAGGACGGCTGGCCGGTGATCCTGCCGCGCGGCGAACGCGTGCCGGTGGTCGTGAAGCGCCCGGACCTGCCGCGCAATCCACAGCCGCTGCCGACCACCGGGCCGATCGAATGGAGGGAGCGCTTCGATGCGCCGGCGCTGCCGCTGTCGTGGATGACGCTGCATCCGCCGGAGACGAAGTGGTACACCACCGGCGCAGAGGGTCTGACGCTCTCGCCCGGCGTGATGCCGCTCGGCGGATTCGGCGCCACGCCCGGCCAACCGTCCTATGTCGCGCACCGTCTTCAGCACCACAACGCCACGCTGGAAACGACGATCGCCTCGTTCGATCCCGCGCCCGGGGAGCTGGCCGGACTCGCGCTGATCCAGAACGAATACGGTCACTACGTGCTCGGTGTCGAACGCGACGCGCGTGGCGTGGCGGTGTCGCTGTACCGGCGCAGCAGCCGCGAGGGCGCGAAGGAAGGCGAACGGCTGGCGCGCATCCCGCTGGATGCGAGCGCCATGCCGATCACGCTGCGCTTCCGCCTCGACGGCCCGCGCCTGGATGCCGATTACGCGCTGGCACCAGGCGAGTGGACATCCGTCGCCTCCGGCCTGGATGCGAGCCTGCTGAGCGTGGAGACCGCGGGCGGTTTCATCGGCAACACGTTCGGACCGTACGCGGTCCGCCGCTGACCACGCCATCACGGGAAGCCACATGCCAGGTACCTCGCGTCGCGGATTGTTCAAAGCCGGCCTCGCCGGCTTGGCCGCATGGCCGCTGGCATCACGCGCTGCGGCGACCACCGCCTGTGCGCCGTCGCTGCCACCGCACGCCACCGGCATCGAAGGCCAGCGCAAGGCCGATCTCGGCGACGGCACCTATCTCAATCCCGTCGTCGCGGGCGACCGCCCGGATCCCACGATCCTCAAGGACGGCAACGACTACTACATGACGTTCTCGTCGTTCGATGCCTATCCCGGCCTGGTGATCTGGCATTCCACCGACCTGGTCAACTGGACGCCGCTCGGACCCGCATTGCACACGCCCGTCGGCACCGTCTGGGCCGTCGATCTCTGCAAGCATGGCGACCGCTACTTCATCTACCTGCCTTCGTTGGCGAAAGGCGGGGCGTGGAAGATCCACGTCATCTGGGCCGACGACATCCGCGGCCCCTGGAGCGAACCGGTCGACCTGCACATCGATGGCTGCATCGATCCCGGCCACGCGGTCGGCGAAGACGGCCGGCGCTATCTGTTCGTCAACGGCATCCGCAAGGTGCGGCTCACCGACGATGGCCTGGCGACCGACGGCATGCTGGAGCATGCATACAGCCCGTGGCGTTATCCGGACGACTGGATCACCGAGAACTTCGCGCCGGAAGGCCCCAAGCTGACGCGCCGCGGCGACTGGTTCTACCTGGTCACCGCGGTGGGCGGCACCGCCGGCCCGGTCACCGGCCACATGGTGATCGCCGCACGCTCGCGTTCGATCCACGGCCCATGGGAGCACTGCCCGCACAACCCGCTGGTACGCACGCAGGACGCGTCCGAACCCTGGTGGTCGCGCGGCCACGCAACACTCGTCGACGGTCCAGCCGGTGACAGCTGGATGGTCTACCACGGCTACGAGAACGGGTACCGCACGCTCGGGCGGCAGACGCTGCTGGAACCGATCGAATGGACGGACGACGGCTGGTTCCGTGCGCGTGGCGGCGATCTGTCGAAACCGTTGCCGGCTCCACGGAATGGCAAAGTCGGCATCGCCGGTGTCGCGCTGTCCGATGATTTCTCGACCGACCGGCTCGGCACGCAATGGGCCTTCCACGCGCCCCGGCCTGACGAGATGCAGCGCATCCGCTACGGAACGCGATCGCTCCGCCTCGCCGGCGCCGGCACATCGCCTGCCGATGGCAGCCCGCTGGCCTGCATCGTCGGCGACCGTGCCTACCAGGCCGAGGTCACGCTGACGCTGGTGGGAGAAGGCGAAGGGGGCCTGCTGCTGTTCTACAACCCGAAGGCCTTCGTCGG encodes the following:
- a CDS encoding 2-dehydro-3-deoxygalactonokinase, producing the protein MIAVDWGTSTLRLYRMADDGQVRERRRSDHGVMACGGRFGDVLAQEIAGWDDTDVLLCGMVGGRGGWHEMPYLPCPAGNHALALGMQRFQPPGFDERALWLVPGLRDNDSDTVPDVMRGEETQLAALLDVLPGGTHLVCLPGTHSKWVTVRDGRVQRIATAMTGELYAVLRQHSILGRLMPVGDVRFDGYAFDAGLKRSADAGGLLHHLFGVRTTGLFQQLAEPALPSYLSGLLIGHELRASGLFSHAPRPAQVHLVGNDRLLASYAHALTTLGVGVQRHPEDLAARGLHALWSRRTSAATTT
- a CDS encoding glycoside hydrolase family 43 protein codes for the protein MLTRCALAVMGILSMASACAGDAVFREVRYAGDDGGPPIDTTQFRNPVVAGFYPDPSAIRVGDDFYLVTSTFGYFPGLPIFHSTDLVSWTQIGNAIHRPGQIDYGDKEELTRGLFAATLAHRNGTFYVANTCFYCDRGNFVVTAKHPAGPWSDPIWLGASGIDPSLFFDDDGSAWVVHNDVPDGKLRYDGHRAVWLQRFDFDRRERVGERILLVDGGADPSTNPEHVEGPHIFKHDGWYYLTAAEGGTGEQHAQMVWRSRTLTGPYAAFPGNPSLTQRDLDPKRADPVTSTGHAQFVQLKDGSWWAVFLATRPYRGNQYNLGRETFLLPVTWQDGWPVILPRGERVPVVVKRPDLPRNPQPLPTTGPIEWRERFDAPALPLSWMTLHPPETKWYTTGAEGLTLSPGVMPLGGFGATPGQPSYVAHRLQHHNATLETTIASFDPAPGELAGLALIQNEYGHYVLGVERDARGVAVSLYRRSSREGAKEGERLARIPLDASAMPITLRFRLDGPRLDADYALAPGEWTSVASGLDASLLSVETAGGFIGNTFGPYAVRR
- a CDS encoding family 43 glycosylhydrolase, with the protein product MPGTSRRGLFKAGLAGLAAWPLASRAAATTACAPSLPPHATGIEGQRKADLGDGTYLNPVVAGDRPDPTILKDGNDYYMTFSSFDAYPGLVIWHSTDLVNWTPLGPALHTPVGTVWAVDLCKHGDRYFIYLPSLAKGGAWKIHVIWADDIRGPWSEPVDLHIDGCIDPGHAVGEDGRRYLFVNGIRKVRLTDDGLATDGMLEHAYSPWRYPDDWITENFAPEGPKLTRRGDWFYLVTAVGGTAGPVTGHMVIAARSRSIHGPWEHCPHNPLVRTQDASEPWWSRGHATLVDGPAGDSWMVYHGYENGYRTLGRQTLLEPIEWTDDGWFRARGGDLSKPLPAPRNGKVGIAGVALSDDFSTDRLGTQWAFHAPRPDEMQRIRYGTRSLRLAGAGTSPADGSPLACIVGDRAYQAEVTLTLVGEGEGGLLLFYNPKAFVGLGFTPSGLRVFQYAEEQTWARQSLPSRRVRLRLTNDDHVVTWHHSHDDGRTWTRLDTRMEVSGLHHNVFGGFLSLRLALYSAGTGAVEFSDFRYRALA